From Deferrisoma camini S3R1, the proteins below share one genomic window:
- a CDS encoding Wzz/FepE/Etk N-terminal domain-containing protein, giving the protein MNEPRRPEPPPTGTPVPPAYFPYWVPPEEDEIDLLDLVAVLRRRWRRIALVTVLGTGLAVAYALLATPMYRAEAVIAPPQEKTQSGVSSALAAFGGFGAEIAGSLGISLGTTDANRLEAILKSHRLIARVVEKHDLLPVLFHDDWDPTANKWLVDDPEDVPNVWDAEELLEDIYQVKNDAKAGVLRVSFEWEDPEMAERMLRYFLDELAVVVQEDELKRIEANRRFAEEQLKKATDPVIVAKLQALLSEQVEKAMMAQNVEQFAYEAIDPPAVSDEKVKPKRALIGALGLTVSLFFGVFLAFFAEWIDNAKARAREKEAAG; this is encoded by the coding sequence ATGAACGAGCCCCGTCGCCCCGAGCCCCCGCCGACCGGCACGCCCGTGCCCCCGGCCTACTTCCCCTACTGGGTGCCGCCGGAGGAGGACGAGATCGACCTGCTGGACCTGGTGGCCGTGCTGCGCCGGCGGTGGCGCCGGATCGCGCTGGTCACGGTGCTGGGCACCGGCCTGGCCGTGGCCTACGCCCTCCTGGCCACCCCCATGTACCGGGCCGAGGCCGTGATCGCCCCGCCCCAGGAGAAGACCCAGAGCGGCGTGTCCTCGGCCCTGGCCGCCTTCGGCGGGTTCGGGGCCGAGATCGCCGGGAGCCTCGGCATCTCGCTGGGCACCACCGACGCCAACCGCCTGGAGGCGATCCTCAAGAGCCACCGGCTGATCGCACGGGTGGTCGAAAAGCACGACCTCCTCCCGGTGCTGTTCCACGACGACTGGGACCCGACGGCCAACAAGTGGCTCGTGGACGACCCCGAGGACGTGCCCAACGTGTGGGACGCAGAAGAGCTCCTAGAGGACATTTATCAAGTAAAGAACGACGCCAAGGCCGGGGTGCTGCGGGTCAGCTTCGAGTGGGAGGACCCGGAGATGGCCGAGCGGATGCTCCGCTACTTCCTGGACGAGCTCGCCGTGGTGGTCCAGGAGGACGAGCTCAAGCGCATCGAGGCGAACCGCCGGTTCGCCGAGGAGCAGCTCAAGAAGGCCACCGACCCCGTGATCGTGGCCAAGCTGCAGGCGCTGCTCTCGGAGCAGGTGGAGAAGGCCATGATGGCCCAGAACGTGGAGCAGTTCGCCTACGAGGCCATCGACCCCCCGGCCGTGTCGGACGAGAAGGTCAAGCCCAAGCGGGCCCTGATCGGGGCCCTGGGGCTCACGGTGTCGCTGTTCTTCGGGGTGTTCCTGGCGTTCTTCGCCGAGTGGATCGACAACGCCAAGGCCCGGGCCCGGGAGAAGGAGGCGGCGGGGTAG
- a CDS encoding adenosylcobalamin-dependent ribonucleoside-diphosphate reductase, with product MAYPPLTPQAVSLLELRYLRRRPDGTLAEDPEGLFWRVAQAVARVERRWGEDPAPWAERFHDLMRGLRFLPNSPALMNAGTSLGQLAACFVLPLEDSIGAIYRALAHMARIHKSGGGTGFSFSRIRPAGDRVGSTGGVASGPLSFLELFDTSTRVIRQGGRRRGANMAVLSATHPDILAFCRAKAGGGLRNFNLSVGFPDALARAVDRGDPWPLVNPRDGSVWRRIPAREVFEALVDGAWRVGDPGAVFLDAVNRANPVPRLGPLEATNPCGEQPLLPYESCTLGSLNLMAFVRGGGLDWEGLAAAAALAVRFLDDCVEVSRPPVARIGRANRRTRKIGLGVMGFADLLVRLGIPYASPEARALGREIMAAVEQAGVAASRRLGEERGSFEAFPGSRWEHQGFRAMRNATVTTVAPTGSISILAGVSGSIEPLFSLAYARRLHDRTVSFGVHPLLEPALRERGIDPGPVLERVRAEGSLARVPGVPADLKARFATALDLEPEAHLGVQAAFQAHTHNAVSKTVNLPPHAGPEVAARLIREAHGLGLKGITLYRHGSRPDQPILLGDRCNRCEGE from the coding sequence ATGGCGTACCCCCCCCTGACGCCCCAGGCCGTGTCCCTGCTGGAGCTGCGCTACCTCCGGCGCCGGCCCGACGGGACCCTGGCCGAGGACCCGGAGGGGCTGTTTTGGCGGGTGGCCCAGGCGGTGGCCCGGGTGGAGCGGCGGTGGGGGGAGGATCCGGCCCCGTGGGCGGAGCGGTTCCACGACCTGATGCGGGGGCTCCGGTTCCTGCCCAACTCCCCCGCCCTCATGAACGCCGGAACCTCCCTGGGCCAGCTCGCCGCCTGCTTCGTCCTGCCCCTGGAGGACTCCATCGGGGCCATCTACCGGGCCCTGGCTCACATGGCCCGGATCCACAAGAGCGGAGGGGGCACGGGGTTCTCGTTCTCCCGGATCCGGCCCGCGGGCGACCGGGTCGGGTCCACCGGAGGGGTGGCCTCGGGGCCCCTGTCGTTCCTGGAGCTGTTCGACACCTCCACCCGGGTGATCCGCCAAGGGGGGCGGAGGCGGGGCGCGAACATGGCGGTCCTCTCCGCCACGCACCCCGACATCCTGGCGTTTTGCAGGGCCAAGGCCGGGGGCGGGCTTCGGAACTTCAACCTGAGCGTGGGGTTTCCCGACGCACTGGCCCGGGCCGTGGACCGGGGCGACCCCTGGCCCCTGGTGAACCCAAGGGACGGGTCGGTGTGGCGCCGCATCCCGGCCCGGGAGGTGTTCGAGGCCCTGGTGGACGGCGCCTGGCGGGTGGGGGACCCCGGCGCGGTGTTCCTCGACGCCGTGAACCGGGCGAACCCGGTGCCCCGCCTGGGCCCCCTGGAGGCCACGAACCCCTGCGGGGAGCAGCCCCTGCTGCCGTACGAGTCCTGCACCCTGGGCTCCCTAAACCTGATGGCGTTCGTCCGGGGCGGGGGGCTCGACTGGGAGGGGCTGGCCGCGGCCGCGGCCCTGGCGGTGCGGTTCCTGGACGACTGCGTGGAGGTGTCGCGGCCGCCGGTGGCCCGGATCGGCCGGGCGAACCGCCGTACCCGCAAGATCGGGCTGGGGGTGATGGGGTTCGCGGACCTGCTGGTCCGGTTGGGCATCCCGTACGCCTCGCCCGAGGCCCGGGCCCTGGGTCGGGAGATCATGGCCGCGGTGGAGCAGGCCGGCGTGGCCGCATCGCGGCGGTTGGGGGAGGAGCGGGGCAGCTTCGAGGCGTTTCCGGGAAGCCGGTGGGAGCACCAGGGGTTCCGCGCCATGCGCAACGCCACGGTCACCACGGTGGCGCCCACGGGCTCGATCTCGATCCTGGCCGGGGTGTCGGGATCCATCGAGCCGTTGTTCAGCCTGGCCTACGCCCGGCGCCTCCACGACCGCACGGTTTCGTTCGGGGTGCACCCCCTACTCGAGCCGGCCTTGCGGGAGCGGGGCATCGATCCAGGACCGGTGCTGGAGCGGGTCCGGGCCGAGGGCTCACTGGCCCGGGTTCCGGGGGTGCCCGCGGACCTGAAGGCCCGGTTCGCCACGGCGCTCGACCTGGAGCCCGAGGCCCACTTGGGAGTGCAGGCGGCGTTCCAGGCCCACACCCACAACGCGGTGTCCAAGACGGTGAACCTGCCCCCCCACGCCGGCCCCGAGGTGGCGGCCCGGCTGATCCGCGAGGCCCACGGCCTGGGGCTGAAGGGCATTACCCTGTACCGCCACGGGTCCAGGCCGGACCAGCCGATCCTGCTGGGCGACCGGTGTAACCGATGCGAGGGGGAGTAG
- the cobO gene encoding cob(I)yrinic acid a,c-diamide adenosyltransferase — protein MARKGLVIVHTGPGKGKTTAALGLALRAVGQGMRVAMVQFIKGSWKYGELKAPEFLPGFEIQPMGRGFVNLGAPTPDPEDVALARQTLEAAREKVLSGRYDLVILDEINYAVDYGLVPVEEVLRLIRDKPEPVHLVLTGRNARPEVVEAADLVTEMREVKHPFRAGIKAQKGIEF, from the coding sequence ATGGCGCGCAAGGGACTGGTGATCGTGCACACGGGCCCCGGCAAGGGGAAGACCACCGCCGCCCTGGGCCTGGCCCTTCGGGCGGTGGGGCAGGGGATGCGGGTCGCCATGGTCCAGTTCATCAAGGGCAGCTGGAAGTACGGCGAGCTCAAGGCGCCCGAGTTCTTACCGGGGTTCGAGATCCAGCCCATGGGGCGGGGGTTCGTGAACCTGGGGGCCCCGACCCCGGACCCCGAGGACGTGGCCCTGGCCCGGCAGACCCTGGAGGCGGCCCGGGAGAAGGTGTTGTCCGGTCGGTACGACCTGGTCATCCTCGACGAGATCAACTACGCCGTGGACTACGGGCTGGTGCCCGTGGAGGAGGTGCTCCGACTGATCCGGGACAAGCCGGAGCCGGTGCACCTCGTGCTCACGGGCCGAAACGCGCGGCCCGAGGTGGTGGAGGCGGCGGACCTGGTGACCGAGATGCGGGAGGTGAAGCACCCCTTCCGGGCCGGGATCAAGGCCCAGAAGGGGATCGAGTTCTAG
- a CDS encoding YbaB/EbfC family nucleoid-associated protein produces MAKGLGNLMRQAQEMQRRMAKVQEEVAQRTVEAAAGGGMVRCVVNGKQEVVSLTIEPEVVDPDDVEMLQDLVLAAVNEAIKRSQEMVAEEMGKVAGGLGLNLPGLF; encoded by the coding sequence ATGGCAAAAGGGCTCGGGAATCTGATGCGCCAGGCCCAGGAGATGCAACGGCGCATGGCGAAGGTGCAGGAGGAGGTGGCGCAGCGCACCGTGGAGGCCGCGGCCGGGGGCGGCATGGTGCGGTGCGTGGTCAACGGCAAGCAGGAGGTCGTCTCCCTGACCATCGAGCCGGAGGTGGTGGACCCGGACGACGTGGAGATGCTCCAGGACCTGGTCCTGGCCGCGGTGAACGAGGCGATCAAACGGTCCCAGGAGATGGTGGCCGAGGAGATGGGGAAGGTGGCCGGCGGGCTGGGGCTCAACCTTCCCGGGCTGTTCTAG
- the dnaX gene encoding DNA polymerase III subunit gamma/tau produces the protein MAYQVLARKWRPQRFAELRGQAHIVRALTNALRSGRIAHAYLFTGIRGVGKTSAARILAKALNCREGPTPDPCNACSSCREITQGRSPDVLEIDGASNTGVDDVRRLREAVRYPPQVGPYRVYIIDEVHMLSTAAFNALLKTLEEPPPHVVFVFATTDPHKVPATILSRCQQFDFRRLDRRELVALLGDVVRAEGIEADEAALAAIAREAEGSVRDAQSLLDQVIAYAGDRVTQEAVRDVLGVVDRDLLLGLAGHLLSRDARAVLEALDHARRFGVDVGRLVQDLLELFRDLSVLRVVPDPAGLVDLPADELAEAEGLVQGVEWADVHARFDMLARGLELVRRAPEPWAVLEMTLVKMALLPPLISLAEIGQGGGSPGGGGPRPPGEARPRPPERVPAAGAGSRRPEPPKATPAAPPPTAEPREPEPPPAPEAPVAPADPGQGWDRFLESLRERNRVVWNVLREHARFSSWDPEGKRLVVETDREQLFFFRAKAQVLREAAGRVWGTGAGVEFVVSSGSDAQRPRSASDRARNLRKEALEHPLVRGALEIFDGTVEDVKVLKP, from the coding sequence ATGGCCTACCAGGTTCTGGCGAGAAAGTGGCGGCCCCAGCGCTTTGCCGAGCTTCGGGGCCAGGCCCACATCGTGCGGGCCCTGACGAACGCCTTGCGCTCGGGGCGGATCGCCCACGCCTACCTGTTCACCGGCATCCGGGGGGTGGGCAAGACCTCCGCCGCCCGGATCCTCGCGAAGGCCCTCAACTGCCGGGAGGGCCCCACCCCCGACCCCTGCAACGCCTGCTCCTCGTGCCGAGAGATCACCCAGGGCCGCAGCCCCGACGTGCTGGAGATCGACGGCGCCTCCAACACCGGGGTCGACGACGTGCGCCGGCTGCGGGAGGCGGTGCGCTATCCCCCCCAGGTGGGGCCCTACCGGGTGTACATCATCGACGAGGTCCACATGCTCTCCACCGCGGCCTTCAACGCCCTGTTGAAGACGCTGGAGGAGCCGCCCCCCCACGTGGTGTTCGTGTTCGCCACCACCGACCCCCACAAGGTGCCGGCCACCATCCTGAGCCGGTGCCAGCAGTTCGACTTCCGCCGTCTGGACCGCCGGGAGCTGGTGGCCCTGCTGGGGGACGTGGTCCGGGCCGAGGGGATCGAGGCGGACGAGGCCGCCCTGGCCGCCATCGCCCGCGAGGCCGAGGGCAGCGTGCGCGACGCCCAGAGCCTGCTCGATCAGGTCATCGCCTACGCAGGGGATCGCGTGACCCAAGAGGCCGTGCGGGACGTGCTCGGCGTGGTGGACCGGGATCTCCTGCTCGGCTTGGCCGGGCACCTGCTGTCGCGGGACGCCCGGGCGGTGCTCGAGGCCCTGGACCACGCCCGCCGGTTCGGAGTGGACGTGGGCCGCTTGGTCCAGGACCTGCTGGAGCTGTTCCGCGACCTGTCGGTGCTCCGGGTGGTCCCGGACCCGGCCGGGCTGGTGGACCTGCCCGCCGACGAGCTCGCAGAGGCCGAGGGCCTGGTCCAGGGGGTGGAGTGGGCGGACGTGCACGCCCGGTTCGACATGCTGGCGCGGGGGCTGGAGCTCGTTCGGAGGGCACCGGAGCCGTGGGCCGTGTTGGAGATGACCCTGGTCAAGATGGCCCTGCTGCCGCCCCTGATCTCGCTGGCCGAGATCGGGCAGGGGGGCGGTTCCCCGGGGGGAGGGGGGCCACGGCCCCCTGGCGAGGCCCGGCCCAGGCCGCCCGAACGCGTGCCCGCCGCCGGGGCCGGCTCGCGAAGGCCCGAGCCCCCGAAGGCGACACCCGCGGCCCCGCCGCCGACGGCGGAGCCCCGCGAACCGGAGCCCCCGCCCGCCCCCGAGGCGCCGGTGGCCCCTGCAGACCCGGGGCAGGGGTGGGATCGGTTCCTCGAGAGCCTTCGGGAGCGCAACCGGGTGGTGTGGAACGTGCTCCGGGAGCACGCGAGGTTCTCCAGCTGGGATCCGGAGGGGAAGCGGCTCGTGGTGGAGACGGACCGGGAGCAGCTCTTCTTCTTCCGGGCCAAGGCCCAAGTCCTCCGGGAGGCCGCCGGCCGGGTGTGGGGGACCGGGGCCGGGGTGGAGTTCGTGGTCTCGTCCGGCTCGGACGCGCAGCGCCCCCGGTCCGCCTCGGACCGGGCCCGGAACCTCCGGAAGGAGGCCCTGGAGCATCCCCTCGTGCGCGGGGCCCTGGAAATCTTCGACGGAACCGTGGAAGATGTGAAGGTGTTGAAGCCGTAA
- a CDS encoding nucleoside deaminase — protein sequence MEAEGFVATPQGAWYPPAPCLDEAMGLALEEARAAAGRGEVPVGAVLLWEGRVLARGHNQRETYGDPLAHAECVVLREAARRVGRWRLDRAVLVVTLEPCPMCMGAMIQARVPVLVYGAPDPRAGAAGTLYDLSDDPRLNHRIRVVRGVRQVEAAEVLQEFFRGRRGHPDG from the coding sequence ATGGAAGCCGAAGGGTTCGTTGCAACGCCGCAGGGGGCGTGGTATCCTCCCGCTCCTTGCCTGGACGAGGCCATGGGGCTCGCCCTGGAGGAAGCCAGGGCCGCCGCGGGCAGGGGTGAGGTCCCCGTGGGAGCCGTGCTCCTGTGGGAGGGCCGGGTGTTGGCCCGGGGCCACAACCAGCGGGAGACCTACGGGGATCCCCTGGCGCACGCCGAGTGCGTGGTGCTCCGGGAGGCGGCCCGGAGGGTGGGCCGGTGGAGGCTCGACCGGGCCGTGCTGGTGGTGACCCTGGAGCCGTGCCCCATGTGCATGGGCGCGATGATCCAGGCGCGGGTGCCGGTGCTGGTGTACGGGGCCCCCGACCCCCGCGCCGGCGCGGCCGGCACCCTGTACGACCTGAGCGACGATCCCCGTCTGAACCACCGGATCCGGGTGGTTCGGGGGGTTCGGCAGGTCGAGGCCGCAGAGGTGTTGCAGGAGTTCTTCCGCGGCCGGCGGGGACACCCGGACGGCTGA
- a CDS encoding sensor histidine kinase: MRLRTERRLILALLLCSLLPLAVLGGLGAVGFTRLGAELRSAQQGLRRAEARETAVAAAFRATDRASALLQRALADVRSLAALPPSPRAYEEFCRTHLAPVRTASGRDAPVVWPPLYRRAGYAPLAPRAGFVSAPFALPTPVPPEPPGPGDDLPAGGRIRVVAGRAPEGRLPRVERLVAEVWRFDLPDPGRVWAELDLRHLEHALGASRGRIGLVLFDAAGNPCWLGSLEPPAEVVTRLTGPAASGPESMRAGAVEWVQAGGQGLALAAFNPFPGTAQAKPAGFVLAAPASVPPPASDRALEDLARRYAGYAGLLTLATGLVIAVVAVLVGRRAVRPWVRLRERLSAFAPERVEETDEVSAIADTVDHLAQEMRRSAGRLRETESRLGEFLEMTPDGIGVFESTGRVLHANRALCQMLRRPPRQMQDLSVSEVLEEPRAWPALLARLRQSNRLRNYELPLRRADGTRIDALWSARLALVEGREQIEAVIRDVSEIKEAQERDREKTETLFRVYGELHRAREALRQAYQKAEETVHARTKELEASYQTLQATERVRTEFLMQMSHELRTPLNCIIGYSEAMIQGLDGPLTPDQAQSLARIADSGRRLLRLIENILDLSRIEAGRLEIAPCPVRVETVAEAVLHQARTLVGDRPVALEFRTHPHTPQAWADPDRLTQVLFNLVGNAIKFTSQGRVWVEIRPAGAGRVEVGVGDTGPGIAPDDRERIFQKFVRGAAAGADGAGLGLAICRELVERMGGTIWVESEPGRGSTFRFVLPAADAPIDADGRASV; this comes from the coding sequence GTGCGGCTGCGAACCGAACGCCGACTGATCCTCGCCCTGCTCCTGTGCTCCCTTCTACCGCTCGCCGTGCTCGGCGGGCTGGGGGCGGTGGGGTTTACCCGGCTGGGAGCCGAGCTGCGGAGCGCCCAGCAGGGGCTGCGCCGCGCCGAGGCGCGCGAAACCGCGGTGGCAGCCGCGTTCCGAGCGACCGACCGGGCCTCGGCCCTGCTCCAGCGGGCGCTGGCGGACGTGCGCAGCCTCGCGGCCCTGCCCCCCTCGCCGCGGGCGTACGAGGAGTTCTGCCGCACCCACCTGGCCCCGGTCCGCACCGCCTCCGGCCGGGACGCCCCCGTGGTCTGGCCCCCCTTGTACCGCCGGGCCGGGTACGCCCCCTTGGCGCCGAGGGCCGGCTTCGTCTCCGCCCCGTTCGCGCTCCCCACCCCCGTGCCCCCCGAACCGCCGGGCCCTGGCGACGATCTGCCGGCAGGGGGCCGGATCCGGGTCGTGGCGGGCCGAGCCCCTGAGGGGCGGCTCCCCCGGGTCGAGCGGCTGGTCGCCGAGGTGTGGCGGTTCGATCTCCCCGATCCCGGCCGGGTGTGGGCGGAGCTCGACCTCCGGCACCTGGAGCACGCCCTCGGCGCCTCCCGGGGCCGAATCGGTCTCGTGCTGTTCGACGCCGCCGGGAATCCGTGCTGGTTGGGCTCGCTGGAGCCCCCCGCGGAGGTGGTGACCCGGCTGACCGGCCCGGCCGCCTCCGGCCCCGAGTCCATGCGGGCGGGGGCCGTGGAGTGGGTGCAGGCGGGCGGTCAGGGGCTCGCCCTGGCCGCGTTCAACCCCTTCCCCGGCACCGCCCAGGCCAAACCCGCCGGGTTCGTGCTGGCCGCACCCGCCTCGGTGCCGCCCCCGGCCTCGGACCGGGCCCTGGAGGACCTGGCCCGCCGTTACGCCGGGTACGCGGGCCTGCTGACCCTGGCGACCGGCTTGGTGATCGCGGTGGTGGCCGTGCTGGTGGGCCGGCGGGCCGTCCGGCCCTGGGTCCGGCTCAGGGAGCGGCTGTCGGCGTTCGCACCGGAGCGGGTCGAGGAGACCGACGAGGTGTCGGCCATCGCCGACACCGTGGATCACCTGGCCCAGGAGATGCGGCGCAGTGCCGGCCGGCTGCGGGAGACCGAGAGCCGGCTCGGGGAGTTCCTGGAGATGACACCGGACGGCATCGGGGTGTTCGAATCCACGGGCCGTGTCCTCCACGCCAACCGGGCCCTGTGCCAGATGCTCCGGCGCCCCCCCCGGCAGATGCAGGACCTGAGCGTCTCGGAGGTCCTGGAGGAACCCCGGGCCTGGCCCGCCCTGTTGGCCCGCCTGCGCCAGAGCAACCGGCTGCGCAACTACGAGCTGCCCCTCCGCCGGGCCGACGGCACCCGGATCGACGCCCTGTGGAGCGCCCGGCTGGCCCTTGTAGAGGGCCGGGAGCAGATCGAGGCGGTCATCCGGGACGTGTCGGAGATCAAGGAGGCCCAGGAGCGCGACCGCGAGAAGACCGAGACCCTGTTCCGGGTGTACGGGGAGCTCCACCGGGCGCGGGAGGCCCTGCGGCAGGCGTACCAGAAGGCCGAGGAGACGGTCCACGCCCGCACCAAGGAGCTGGAGGCCTCGTACCAGACCCTCCAGGCCACCGAACGGGTCCGCACCGAGTTCCTCATGCAGATGAGCCACGAGCTGCGCACCCCCTTGAACTGCATCATCGGCTACTCCGAGGCCATGATCCAGGGGCTCGACGGCCCCCTGACCCCGGACCAGGCCCAGAGCCTGGCGCGCATCGCGGACAGCGGACGCCGGCTGCTTCGCCTGATCGAGAACATCCTGGACCTCTCGCGGATCGAGGCCGGCCGGCTGGAGATCGCGCCGTGCCCCGTGCGGGTGGAGACCGTGGCCGAGGCCGTGCTCCACCAGGCCCGGACCCTGGTGGGGGATCGGCCGGTGGCCCTGGAGTTCCGTACCCATCCCCACACGCCCCAGGCCTGGGCCGACCCGGACCGGCTCACCCAGGTCCTGTTCAACCTGGTGGGCAACGCCATCAAGTTCACCTCCCAGGGCCGGGTGTGGGTGGAGATCCGGCCGGCCGGGGCCGGGCGGGTCGAGGTGGGGGTCGGGGACACCGGGCCCGGCATCGCCCCGGACGACCGGGAGCGAATCTTCCAGAAGTTCGTGCGGGGGGCCGCCGCGGGGGCCGACGGCGCCGGCCTGGGGCTGGCGATCTGCCGGGAGTTGGTGGAGCGCATGGGCGGCACCATCTGGGTGGAGAGCGAGCCGGGCCGGGGCAGCACGTTCCGGTTCGTGTTGCCGGCGGCCGACGCCCCGATTGACGCCGACGGCCGCGCATCCGTATGA
- a CDS encoding UDP-glucuronic acid decarboxylase family protein has product MQIDPNRFIYNPALRTDRRVLVTGGAGFLGSHLCEALLARGKEVLCLDNYFTGRKQNIAHLTAHPGFELLRHDITHPLFVEVDQIYNLACPASPVHYQYNPVKTIKTSILGAIHTLGLAKRVKARILQASTSEVYGNPTVHPQPETYWGHVNPIGVRSCYDEGKRAAECLFMDYHRQNGVDVRIARIFNTYGPRMLPDDGRVVSNFVVQALRGQPLTVYGDGSQTRSFCYVDDLVDGLIRLMGQDGFVGPVNLGNPEEFTILELAELVREMTGSRAEIRFLPLPADDPVQRRPDIALARERLGWEPKVPLREGLRRTIDYFDDWLRENPLDGPRTPPEA; this is encoded by the coding sequence ATGCAGATCGATCCCAACCGCTTCATCTACAACCCGGCGCTGCGCACCGACCGCAGGGTGCTCGTGACCGGCGGGGCCGGGTTCCTGGGCTCGCACCTGTGCGAGGCCCTGCTGGCACGGGGCAAGGAGGTCCTGTGCCTCGACAACTACTTCACGGGCCGCAAGCAGAACATCGCCCACCTCACGGCCCATCCCGGTTTCGAGCTGCTGCGCCACGACATCACCCACCCCCTGTTCGTGGAGGTGGACCAGATCTACAACCTGGCGTGCCCGGCCTCACCGGTGCACTACCAGTACAACCCGGTGAAGACGATCAAGACGAGCATCCTGGGTGCGATCCACACCCTGGGGCTCGCCAAGCGGGTCAAGGCCCGGATCCTCCAGGCCTCGACCAGCGAGGTGTACGGCAACCCCACGGTGCACCCCCAGCCGGAGACCTACTGGGGCCACGTGAACCCGATCGGGGTCCGCAGCTGCTACGACGAGGGCAAGAGGGCCGCCGAGTGCCTGTTCATGGACTACCACCGCCAGAACGGCGTGGACGTGCGGATCGCCAGGATCTTCAACACCTACGGCCCCCGCATGCTCCCCGACGACGGACGGGTGGTGTCGAACTTCGTGGTGCAGGCCCTGCGGGGGCAGCCCCTCACGGTGTACGGGGACGGCTCTCAGACCCGCAGCTTCTGCTACGTGGACGACCTCGTGGACGGTCTGATCCGGCTCATGGGGCAGGACGGCTTCGTAGGCCCCGTGAACCTGGGCAACCCCGAGGAGTTCACGATTCTGGAGCTGGCCGAGCTGGTGCGGGAGATGACCGGGTCCCGGGCCGAGATCCGGTTCCTGCCCCTGCCGGCCGACGACCCGGTGCAGCGTCGGCCCGACATCGCCCTGGCCCGGGAGAGGCTGGGCTGGGAGCCCAAGGTGCCCCTGCGGGAGGGGCTTCGGCGCACCATCGACTACTTCGACGACTGGCTGCGGGAGAACCCCTTGGACGGGCCGCGAACGCCGCCCGAGGCATAG
- the galE gene encoding UDP-glucose 4-epimerase GalE yields MAESVLVAGGAGYIGSHAAKLLAQRGFHPVVVDNLERGHRWAARWGTFVEADLADREAVRAVLLEHRIRAVMHFAAYAYVAESVRDPGPYYRNNVATTLALLETMKEVESEFFIFSSTCATYGEPERVPIPEDHPQRPINPYGRTKLVVEQMLADFEAAYGLRHVNLRYFNAAGADPDGEIGEAHDPETHLIPLVLEVALGTRPHIAVFGTDYPTPDGTCVRDYIHVTDLAEAHVLALEHLLSGGQSRAYNLGNGTGYSVRQVIDEARKVTGREIPVLEARRRWGDPAVLVGSSDRIRSELGWTPRYPGLDTILETAWNWHRNGPPG; encoded by the coding sequence ATGGCAGAATCCGTGCTGGTAGCCGGAGGGGCCGGGTACATCGGCTCCCATGCGGCGAAGCTCCTGGCCCAGCGGGGCTTTCACCCGGTGGTGGTGGACAATCTGGAGCGGGGCCACCGTTGGGCGGCCCGGTGGGGGACGTTCGTGGAGGCCGACCTGGCCGACCGCGAGGCGGTGCGGGCGGTTCTGCTGGAGCACCGGATCCGGGCGGTGATGCACTTCGCGGCCTACGCCTACGTGGCCGAGTCGGTCCGGGACCCGGGCCCCTATTACCGCAACAACGTGGCCACCACCCTGGCCCTGCTGGAGACCATGAAGGAGGTGGAGAGCGAGTTCTTCATCTTCTCGTCGACCTGTGCCACCTACGGCGAGCCGGAGCGGGTCCCGATCCCGGAGGACCACCCCCAGCGGCCCATCAACCCCTACGGCCGCACCAAGCTCGTGGTGGAGCAGATGCTCGCCGACTTCGAGGCCGCCTATGGCCTTCGCCACGTGAACCTGCGGTACTTCAACGCGGCCGGCGCCGACCCGGACGGCGAGATCGGCGAGGCCCACGACCCCGAGACCCACCTGATTCCGCTGGTGCTGGAGGTGGCCCTGGGCACCCGACCCCACATCGCGGTGTTCGGCACCGACTACCCCACCCCCGACGGCACGTGCGTGCGCGACTACATCCACGTGACCGACCTGGCCGAGGCCCACGTGCTGGCCCTGGAGCACCTGCTCTCCGGCGGACAGAGCCGGGCCTACAACCTGGGGAACGGCACCGGATACTCGGTGCGGCAGGTGATCGACGAGGCCCGGAAGGTCACCGGCCGGGAGATCCCGGTTCTGGAGGCCCGCCGCCGGTGGGGCGACCCGGCCGTGCTGGTGGGATCGAGCGACCGGATCCGCTCGGAGCTCGGGTGGACGCCCCGATACCCCGGGCTCGACACGATCCTGGAGACGGCCTGGAACTGGCACCGCAACGGCCCGCCCGGGTGA